One window of Nocardia nova SH22a genomic DNA carries:
- a CDS encoding MerR family transcriptional regulator → MTEYRIDDLARVSETTTRNIRGYQERGLLPQPLRRGRVAIYTEKHLRNLLAINKLLSNGFTLKHIATFLTNPGARIGDALDVADILDEPWSSGDRPVLTRAELEDRLGPLDDAALTVLIDGSVLSETAEPGRYEATAPHIIENLARLVDQGMDLAVLVDVHSQLVGKLNEAAEILMTAAHDEVDRRRGPGWLPASDEDAAWAAGLFGAMRRAGTENAHAALDRALDAALDERLRAHQAAIDKRAEDAS, encoded by the coding sequence ATGACCGAGTACCGGATCGACGACCTGGCCCGCGTGTCGGAGACCACGACTCGCAACATCCGGGGCTATCAGGAACGCGGTCTCCTGCCGCAGCCGCTGCGCCGAGGCCGGGTCGCGATCTACACCGAGAAGCACCTGCGCAATCTGCTCGCCATCAACAAGCTGCTCAGCAACGGGTTCACGCTCAAGCACATCGCGACCTTCCTCACCAACCCCGGCGCGCGCATCGGCGACGCGCTCGATGTCGCGGACATCCTCGACGAGCCGTGGTCGAGCGGTGATCGGCCGGTGCTCACCAGAGCGGAACTCGAGGATCGGCTCGGCCCGCTCGACGACGCCGCGCTCACCGTGCTCATCGACGGCAGCGTCCTGAGCGAGACGGCGGAGCCGGGCAGGTACGAGGCCACCGCGCCGCACATCATCGAGAATCTGGCACGCCTCGTCGACCAGGGAATGGACCTCGCGGTGCTGGTCGACGTCCACTCGCAGCTCGTCGGCAAGTTGAACGAGGCCGCGGAGATCCTCATGACCGCGGCGCACGACGAGGTGGACCGCCGCCGGGGACCGGGCTGGCTCCCCGCCTCCGACGAGGACGCGGCCTGGGCGGCGGGCCTGTTCGGCGCCATGCGGCGCGCGGGCACGGAGAACGCGCACGCGGCCCTGGACCGTGCGCTCGATGCCGCGCTGGATGAGCGATTGCGGGCACACCAGGCCGCGATAGACAAACGCGCGGAGGACGCGTCCTGA
- a CDS encoding flavin-containing monooxygenase, whose amino-acid sequence MTISVAVIGAGLAGIGAAIRLQDKGIDDFVLFERGTRVGGTWRDNTYPGAACDIPSRLYSYSFAPNPDWSHTYSGSGEILGYIERMVESSGIGARIRFEHNVTGLDYDAERGEWTVSLAGREPVRARTVILASGPLANPSLPDIRGIEDYEGHKIHSARWDHDYDFAGKKVAVVGTGASAVQIVPELVDEAASVKVFQRTPGWVLPRVNAETGEFTKSLYRSVPGAQQLARALWFWGHESVALGVVWNTPLTRVVEAISKLHLRLQVRDPWLRRQLTPDFAAGCKRLLMTSEYYPALQRENCKLVTWPIARIAPRGIRTVEGVEHRFDCIVFATGFDVAKAGTPVPVTGIDGRRLGDEWRGGAYAYRSVAVSGYPNLYFTFGPNSGPGHSSALVYMEAQIDYITDAIAQLLSNDWKALDVRAEVQDEYNRDIQRRLTTTTWNSGCRSWYLTDDGFNATMFPGSATQYVDQLRTVNLRDFRILVHEDAGALVAAG is encoded by the coding sequence ATGACCATCTCCGTAGCCGTCATCGGCGCCGGTCTCGCCGGTATCGGCGCCGCAATCCGCCTCCAGGACAAGGGGATCGACGATTTCGTCCTCTTCGAGCGCGGCACGCGCGTCGGCGGGACCTGGCGCGACAACACCTATCCCGGTGCCGCGTGCGACATCCCGTCGCGCCTGTACTCCTACAGTTTCGCGCCCAACCCGGACTGGTCGCACACCTACTCCGGCAGCGGCGAGATCCTCGGCTACATCGAGCGCATGGTCGAATCCTCCGGGATCGGCGCGCGAATCCGGTTCGAACACAACGTGACCGGACTCGACTACGACGCCGAGCGAGGCGAGTGGACCGTATCCCTGGCGGGCCGCGAGCCCGTGCGCGCCCGCACGGTGATCCTCGCCTCCGGACCGCTCGCGAACCCGTCCCTGCCCGACATCCGCGGCATCGAGGACTACGAGGGGCACAAGATCCACAGCGCCCGCTGGGATCACGACTACGACTTCGCGGGCAAGAAGGTCGCCGTCGTCGGCACCGGCGCCAGCGCCGTGCAGATCGTGCCCGAACTGGTGGACGAGGCCGCGTCGGTGAAGGTGTTCCAGCGGACGCCGGGCTGGGTGCTGCCGCGGGTCAACGCCGAAACGGGTGAATTCACCAAGAGCCTGTACCGGTCCGTCCCCGGCGCGCAGCAGCTCGCTCGGGCGTTGTGGTTCTGGGGGCACGAGTCCGTGGCACTCGGCGTGGTGTGGAACACTCCGCTCACTCGCGTCGTGGAGGCGATCAGCAAGCTGCACTTGCGTTTACAGGTGCGTGACCCCTGGCTGCGCCGCCAGCTCACCCCCGACTTCGCCGCCGGATGCAAACGCCTGCTCATGACGAGCGAGTACTACCCGGCGCTGCAGCGGGAGAACTGCAAGCTCGTCACCTGGCCGATCGCCCGGATCGCGCCCAGGGGGATCCGCACCGTCGAGGGCGTGGAGCACCGGTTCGACTGCATCGTCTTCGCAACCGGCTTCGACGTCGCCAAGGCCGGTACGCCGGTGCCCGTCACCGGAATCGACGGTCGGCGCCTCGGCGACGAATGGCGCGGCGGCGCCTACGCCTACCGCAGCGTCGCGGTGTCCGGCTACCCCAATCTGTACTTCACGTTCGGCCCCAATTCCGGTCCGGGGCACAGTTCGGCGCTGGTGTACATGGAGGCGCAGATCGACTACATCACCGACGCGATCGCGCAGCTGCTCAGCAACGACTGGAAGGCGCTCGACGTGCGCGCCGAGGTCCAGGACGAGTACAACCGCGACATCCAGCGCCGCCTCACGACTACCACGTGGAATTCCGGTTGCCGCAGTTGGTATCTCACCGACGACGGTTTCAACGCCACCATGTTCCCCGGCTCCGCCACGCAGTACGTGGACCAGCTGCGCACGGTGAACCTGCGGGACTTCCGCATCCTCGTGCACGAGGATGCGGGCGCCCTCGTCGCGGCCGGATAA
- a CDS encoding reductase, which produces MAMDLDRMLQMIKDRQWALADIDWDAPGAELIEPDLHAKLKPFLSDLMWIENVGARGFAAMAKKAPTPTLKSIYEHFHAEEQKHANAELALMRRWGMLDGDEIPSPNTNVQLVINWLDRYSDGLSLSFLGTVIPMLEVALDGALIKFITDEVKDPVAQEVFNRINADESRHLAVDFEVMDMLGHADLRKRMIDFVGGWVNPSLLIGFLSYVPLLNKMRDNIVDMGVDEERLYGAMKRYRSAGDRSEYINRLPMFRVVAGHGARVMDRGNVSYHLFADTLVKATALIPFSLVHRTPTWSQELTYEPTA; this is translated from the coding sequence GTGGCCATGGATCTCGACAGAATGCTCCAGATGATCAAGGACCGGCAGTGGGCGCTGGCCGATATCGACTGGGACGCACCGGGCGCCGAACTCATCGAACCCGACTTGCACGCCAAGCTCAAACCCTTTCTCTCCGACCTCATGTGGATCGAGAATGTGGGCGCCCGAGGCTTCGCCGCGATGGCGAAGAAGGCCCCGACGCCGACGCTGAAGAGCATCTACGAGCACTTCCACGCCGAGGAGCAGAAGCACGCGAACGCCGAACTCGCGCTGATGCGCCGCTGGGGCATGCTCGACGGCGACGAGATCCCGTCGCCGAACACCAACGTCCAGCTCGTGATCAACTGGCTCGACCGGTACTCCGACGGCCTGTCGCTGTCGTTCCTGGGCACCGTCATTCCGATGCTCGAGGTCGCGCTCGACGGCGCCCTGATCAAATTCATCACCGACGAGGTGAAGGACCCGGTCGCGCAGGAAGTGTTCAATCGGATCAACGCCGACGAATCCCGGCACCTGGCAGTCGATTTCGAGGTCATGGACATGCTCGGCCACGCCGATCTGCGCAAGCGGATGATCGACTTCGTCGGCGGCTGGGTGAACCCCTCGCTGCTGATCGGCTTCCTCAGCTACGTTCCGCTGCTGAACAAGATGCGCGACAACATCGTCGACATGGGCGTCGACGAGGAACGGCTGTACGGCGCGATGAAGCGCTACCGCTCCGCCGGAGACCGCAGCGAATACATCAACCGGCTCCCCATGTTCCGTGTCGTCGCGGGGCACGGCGCCAGGGTGATGGACCGGGGCAACGTCTCCTACCACCTGTTCGCCGACACGCTGGTGAAGGCGACCGCGCTGATCCCGTTCTCCCTGGTGCACCGCACGCCGACATGGTCGCAGGAACTGACCTACGAGCCCACCGCCTGA
- a CDS encoding SDR family NAD(P)-dependent oxidoreductase has protein sequence MFGIDRLMHRLVRNPVSSDAKAVVTGAGSGIGRAFALELARRGGEIVCADIDSARAAETVSLVEARGGSAHAATVDVANRAEVESLAEFARTVFAGPPTLVVNNAGVGIGGRVVGEVGLDDWNWALGINLWGVVHGCELFAPMLREAGRGGIINVASAAGFAAAPSMGPYNVSKAGVMSLSETLAAELAGSGVGVTVLCPTFVKTNVARDGRITAGSKNLAGKLMELTGVSPDGVAAQTLDALDLGRLYVVPQLDANVIWHLKRHFPTPYVRGLGLLGRLLPS, from the coding sequence ATGTTCGGCATCGACCGACTGATGCACCGGCTCGTGCGCAACCCGGTTTCCTCCGATGCGAAGGCCGTCGTGACCGGCGCGGGGAGCGGTATCGGCCGTGCGTTCGCGCTGGAGCTCGCCCGTCGCGGCGGTGAGATCGTGTGCGCCGATATCGATTCCGCGCGTGCCGCCGAGACGGTGTCGCTGGTCGAGGCGCGGGGCGGGTCGGCGCACGCCGCCACCGTCGACGTCGCGAACCGGGCCGAGGTCGAGTCCCTCGCGGAGTTCGCGCGGACCGTCTTCGCCGGTCCGCCCACCCTGGTGGTCAACAACGCCGGGGTGGGCATCGGCGGACGGGTCGTCGGCGAGGTCGGTCTCGACGACTGGAACTGGGCGCTCGGCATCAACCTGTGGGGCGTGGTGCACGGGTGCGAGCTGTTCGCGCCGATGCTGCGCGAGGCGGGACGCGGCGGCATCATCAACGTCGCCTCCGCGGCGGGTTTCGCGGCCGCGCCGTCGATGGGGCCGTACAACGTGTCGAAGGCGGGCGTGATGTCGTTGTCGGAAACCCTGGCCGCCGAGCTCGCCGGTTCCGGCGTGGGCGTGACGGTGCTGTGCCCCACCTTCGTCAAGACGAATGTGGCGCGCGACGGCCGAATCACGGCGGGCAGCAAGAACCTCGCGGGCAAACTCATGGAGCTCACCGGCGTCTCGCCCGACGGGGTGGCCGCGCAGACTCTCGACGCGCTCGATCTCGGACGCCTCTACGTGGTGCCGCAACTCGACGCCAACGTCATCTGGCATCTCAAGCGCCACTTCCCGACACCGTATGTGCGTGGTCTCGGCCTGCTCGGCCGCCTCCTTCCCTCCTGA
- a CDS encoding patatin-like phospholipase family protein has product MTSRALVIGCGGTIGAAWIVAALRALSEQLNWDPRTADLLQGTSAGAELVTLLASGVSVEELVRMQQGIADDRRLRDHHDAAPASLPPLPSPRPLNPGLLCTQRGLAAMAGIAPIGRGDASWLARLAEGYTGGRPWLDHPAARMIAVDVGSGQRVAFDSPGAPAVSPAVALQASWAVPGWMPPVTAQGRTYIDGGAASTASLDLLADNGFDEIYLIAPMASPDRARIPGIAGILEDRFLRRPMTDILTREIDTVRARGTEVVAICPRVRDLANLPANFMNRGERHRAFAASMDSAGDTVAAALAAVRDRALSGAEGTR; this is encoded by the coding sequence ATGACCTCACGCGCGTTGGTGATCGGCTGCGGCGGCACGATCGGCGCCGCTTGGATCGTCGCGGCGCTGCGGGCGCTGTCCGAGCAGCTGAACTGGGATCCCCGCACCGCGGACCTGCTGCAGGGTACGTCCGCGGGCGCCGAACTCGTCACGCTGCTCGCCAGCGGGGTCTCCGTCGAGGAACTGGTTCGCATGCAGCAGGGCATCGCTGACGACCGGCGCCTGCGCGACCACCACGACGCCGCACCGGCGAGCCTGCCGCCGCTGCCGTCACCGCGGCCGTTGAATCCGGGCCTGCTGTGCACCCAGCGTGGTCTGGCCGCGATGGCGGGCATCGCGCCGATCGGACGGGGGGACGCGAGCTGGCTGGCGCGCCTGGCCGAGGGCTATACCGGGGGCAGGCCCTGGCTCGACCATCCCGCCGCGCGGATGATCGCGGTCGACGTCGGTTCGGGGCAGCGGGTCGCCTTCGACAGTCCGGGCGCCCCGGCGGTGTCCCCGGCCGTCGCACTGCAGGCGTCGTGGGCGGTGCCGGGCTGGATGCCGCCGGTCACCGCACAGGGCCGCACCTACATCGACGGCGGCGCGGCCTCCACCGCATCACTGGACCTGTTGGCCGACAACGGTTTCGACGAGATCTACCTCATCGCGCCGATGGCCTCGCCGGACCGCGCCCGCATCCCCGGCATCGCGGGAATTCTCGAAGACCGGTTCCTCAGGCGGCCGATGACCGACATCCTCACCAGGGAAATCGACACCGTGCGCGCCCGCGGCACCGAGGTCGTCGCGATCTGCCCGCGTGTGCGCGACCTGGCGAACCTCCCGGCGAACTTCATGAATCGCGGTGAGCGCCACCGGGCGTTCGCCGCGTCGATGGACAGCGCCGGTGACACGGTCGCGGCCGCGCTGGCCGCCGTTCGTGATCGTGCGCTCTCCGGCGCCGAGGGGACGCGGTGA
- a CDS encoding SDR family oxidoreductase, giving the protein MSGNNSRIDVNGAVVVITGGGRGIGAATAQAFSAAGARVWIGDIDAEVAATTAASIPHCRSAHLDVTSVESWREFRTAVLSAEGRLDVLVNNAGVMPLGSFTEESEATTDLILDVNVRGVINGMRAVLPGMVEAGRGHIVNVASMAGMIPIPGMVTYNGSKFAALGLSLAARHEYAGTGVTVTAVLPSAVRTELSSGAALGHGIPTVDPEQVASAVVDSVRRRPETVSVPGWLAPGWSVVRALVPRFLENGVRRLVDDRRALTGIDAEGRRAYTDRIERHARAHTAVAPSGKADPR; this is encoded by the coding sequence ATGTCTGGCAACAACTCCCGAATCGATGTGAACGGCGCCGTCGTCGTGATCACCGGCGGCGGCCGCGGAATCGGCGCCGCGACCGCACAAGCCTTCAGCGCCGCCGGCGCGCGGGTATGGATCGGTGACATCGACGCCGAAGTCGCCGCCACCACCGCCGCGTCGATACCGCATTGCCGCAGCGCGCATCTGGACGTCACGAGTGTCGAGTCCTGGCGCGAATTCCGCACCGCGGTTCTGTCGGCCGAGGGACGCCTCGACGTCCTGGTCAACAATGCCGGAGTGATGCCGCTGGGGAGCTTCACCGAGGAATCCGAAGCCACCACCGACCTGATTCTCGATGTCAACGTGCGCGGAGTCATCAACGGTATGCGCGCGGTGCTGCCCGGCATGGTCGAGGCGGGGCGAGGTCATATCGTCAACGTTGCCTCCATGGCCGGGATGATCCCGATTCCCGGCATGGTGACCTACAACGGCTCGAAATTCGCCGCTCTCGGATTGTCCCTGGCCGCGCGCCACGAATACGCGGGCACCGGCGTCACGGTGACCGCGGTGCTGCCCTCGGCGGTGCGCACCGAACTGTCCTCCGGGGCAGCCCTGGGGCACGGTATCCCCACCGTCGATCCCGAGCAGGTCGCCAGCGCCGTCGTCGACAGCGTGCGGCGCAGGCCCGAAACCGTCTCGGTACCAGGCTGGTTGGCACCGGGCTGGTCGGTGGTGCGGGCCCTCGTGCCCAGGTTCCTCGAGAACGGTGTCCGCCGGCTCGTCGACGACCGGCGCGCGCTGACCGGCATCGACGCCGAGGGCCGCCGCGCCTACACCGATCGCATCGAACGCCACGCCCGCGCGCACACCGCCGTCGCACCCAGTGGAAAGGCCGATCCCCGATGA
- a CDS encoding flavin-containing monooxygenase has translation MVYKPIREPKIIIVGAGVAGITAAVTFKKAGFDDFVILEKGSDVGGVWFWNRYPGLTCDVPSQLYQFGFAPKPDWSRIWATGPEIQRYHADVVDEFGLRAHLRLDSEVTDAVFDGRGWAVTIADGTELRADFVIAATGVLHHPFTPELPGLDTFEGAVVHTARWDDSIVTAGKRVAVIGSGSTGVQVVSALQPQASTLTQFTRTPQWVLWAPMELGQSALVAKVLAAAPAVHERVYAVSLWASGILADIALRPTWRRRAVQQLARLSLRAQVRDDALREALTPDYEPLCKRQVVSGSYYRAIQADNAELVTDGITEVTPTGIRTADGRERAVDVIVFATGFHPHNYMRPMNLRGRDGLTIDEAWAKGPRAYRMSAISGFPNMFTVLGPNSPTGSISLQYSAELTARYITRWLRRFATGELDTVEVTEAATTRFNDAVAEAMGPTVWNTGCNSWYFTEQNTIDLWPFDRKTMTAMLTEPDDRDFLITAHQDAATAPTTV, from the coding sequence ATGGTATACAAGCCGATTCGTGAACCGAAGATCATCATCGTCGGCGCCGGAGTCGCCGGGATCACGGCCGCGGTGACCTTCAAGAAGGCCGGCTTCGACGACTTCGTCATCCTGGAGAAGGGATCCGATGTCGGCGGGGTGTGGTTCTGGAACCGCTATCCGGGCCTGACCTGCGACGTGCCCTCCCAGCTCTACCAGTTCGGCTTCGCTCCCAAACCCGATTGGAGCCGGATCTGGGCCACCGGCCCGGAAATCCAGCGCTACCACGCCGATGTCGTGGACGAATTCGGGCTGCGCGCCCACCTGCGCCTGGACAGCGAAGTCACCGACGCGGTGTTCGACGGCCGCGGCTGGGCCGTCACGATCGCGGACGGCACCGAGTTGCGGGCGGACTTCGTCATCGCCGCGACCGGGGTCCTGCACCACCCCTTCACACCGGAGTTGCCCGGGCTCGACACCTTCGAAGGGGCCGTGGTGCACACCGCGCGCTGGGACGACTCGATCGTCACCGCGGGCAAGCGAGTGGCCGTGATCGGATCGGGTTCGACCGGCGTGCAGGTGGTTTCGGCGCTGCAGCCGCAGGCGAGCACGCTCACCCAGTTCACCCGCACGCCGCAGTGGGTGCTGTGGGCGCCGATGGAATTGGGCCAATCCGCGCTGGTGGCCAAGGTGCTCGCGGCCGCACCGGCGGTGCACGAACGGGTGTACGCGGTGTCGTTGTGGGCCTCGGGAATCCTCGCCGACATCGCCTTGCGCCCGACCTGGCGGCGACGGGCCGTGCAGCAGCTGGCCCGGTTGTCGCTGCGCGCCCAGGTTCGTGACGACGCCCTGCGGGAGGCGCTGACACCGGATTACGAGCCGCTGTGCAAGCGACAGGTCGTCTCCGGCAGCTACTACCGAGCCATCCAGGCCGACAACGCCGAGCTGGTGACCGATGGGATCACCGAGGTCACCCCGACCGGTATCCGAACCGCCGACGGACGCGAACGAGCCGTCGACGTCATCGTCTTCGCCACCGGATTCCACCCGCACAACTACATGCGGCCGATGAACCTGCGCGGCCGCGACGGACTCACCATCGACGAGGCATGGGCGAAAGGCCCACGGGCGTACCGGATGTCGGCGATCTCCGGATTCCCGAACATGTTCACCGTGCTCGGACCGAACTCGCCGACGGGATCGATCTCGCTGCAGTACTCGGCCGAACTGACCGCGCGCTACATCACCCGCTGGCTGCGCCGCTTCGCCACCGGCGAGCTCGACACCGTCGAAGTCACCGAGGCCGCCACCACCCGATTCAACGACGCCGTCGCCGAGGCGATGGGGCCGACCGTGTGGAACACCGGCTGCAACTCCTGGTACTTCACCGAGCAGAACACCATCGACCTGTGGCCCTTCGACCGCAAGACGATGACCGCGATGCTCACCGAACCCGACGACCGCGATTTCCTCATCACCGCGCACCAGGACGCGGCCACCGCACCGACCACCGTCTGA
- a CDS encoding AMP-binding protein, which translates to MSADMIHSLRQWGSAVPAVLTSGMLAPVGPRKAAALARGFHRYGPTPAMLLAASAIRHPDKIAIIDDSGRMTYRQLQRRAEAIAAALYADSAAPPRSVGIICRNHRGFVEAMAAGAQLGAELIFINTELPAAQLHAILTRHNPDVLIYDDEYADAVERANFSGVRVLAWHEPGVEPAGPTLDDLAARSNPAPPRVRHPVELTLLTSGTTGLAKGVPRAVQPTAIVALTLTAMAIVRLRSTDRVLVAPPMFHGFGLLSLVGPLSLGATAICGRRFDAATALEDMARHRVTVVIAVPVMLQRLLTAAETAGAGAARKHLRIMVTGASPISPTTMSRLIDAFGPILVNGYGSTEAGLVTIATPADLVTAPDTVGRAALGVSVRVLRADRSEAAPGEIGEIFVRTSLEYAGYTPDPTARTATKEVVDGHVCTGDMGHFDARHRLFVDGRADDMIVSGGENVFPGEVEDRLAAHPDIADAVVIGVHDAEFGQVLNAFVVLAPGAAEPHEDTLKQHVRDELERYKVPKRFIVLDEIPRNASGKILRAELHAATGS; encoded by the coding sequence ATGTCCGCTGACATGATTCACAGTCTGCGCCAATGGGGTTCGGCGGTACCGGCGGTGCTCACCTCGGGAATGCTGGCCCCGGTCGGCCCGCGCAAGGCCGCGGCGCTGGCACGCGGCTTCCACCGGTACGGCCCGACACCGGCGATGTTGCTGGCGGCCAGCGCGATTCGCCATCCGGACAAGATCGCGATCATCGACGATTCCGGCCGAATGACCTACCGGCAGTTGCAGCGGCGGGCCGAAGCGATCGCGGCGGCGCTGTACGCGGACAGTGCCGCACCGCCCAGGTCGGTGGGCATCATCTGCCGCAATCATCGAGGTTTCGTCGAGGCGATGGCCGCCGGGGCGCAGCTGGGCGCGGAGCTGATCTTCATCAACACCGAACTTCCCGCCGCCCAGTTGCACGCGATTCTGACCAGGCACAACCCCGATGTGCTGATCTACGACGACGAATACGCCGATGCCGTCGAGCGGGCGAACTTCTCGGGCGTGCGGGTGCTGGCGTGGCACGAACCGGGGGTCGAGCCCGCGGGTCCGACGCTGGACGATCTGGCCGCGCGCAGTAATCCCGCACCTCCGCGGGTACGGCACCCGGTCGAGCTGACTCTGCTGACGTCGGGGACGACCGGCTTGGCCAAGGGAGTGCCGCGGGCGGTGCAGCCCACCGCGATCGTGGCGTTGACGCTCACCGCGATGGCGATCGTGCGGCTGCGATCGACCGACCGGGTGCTGGTCGCGCCGCCGATGTTCCACGGCTTCGGGCTGCTGTCGCTGGTCGGCCCATTGTCCCTGGGCGCCACCGCGATCTGCGGCCGCCGATTCGACGCCGCGACGGCGCTCGAGGACATGGCCCGGCACCGAGTCACCGTGGTGATCGCGGTCCCGGTGATGCTGCAGCGGTTGCTCACAGCGGCCGAGACGGCGGGCGCCGGTGCGGCCCGAAAGCATCTGAGAATCATGGTCACCGGCGCCTCCCCGATTTCGCCGACCACCATGTCGCGGCTGATCGATGCCTTCGGTCCGATCCTGGTCAACGGGTACGGCTCGACCGAGGCCGGTCTGGTCACCATCGCCACTCCCGCCGACCTGGTCACCGCTCCCGACACCGTCGGACGCGCCGCGCTCGGGGTGTCGGTGCGGGTACTGCGGGCCGACCGCTCCGAAGCCGCACCGGGTGAGATCGGCGAGATCTTCGTGCGCACCAGCCTGGAATACGCCGGTTACACCCCCGACCCCACCGCGAGGACCGCGACCAAGGAAGTCGTCGACGGGCACGTCTGCACCGGCGATATGGGACATTTCGACGCTCGGCACAGGCTGTTCGTCGACGGCCGCGCCGACGACATGATCGTCTCCGGCGGGGAGAACGTCTTCCCCGGCGAGGTCGAAGACCGCCTCGCCGCCCACCCCGACATCGCCGACGCGGTCGTGATCGGCGTGCACGACGCCGAATTCGGTCAGGTGCTCAACGCTTTCGTCGTCCTCGCGCCCGGCGCCGCCGAACCGCACGAGGACACGCTCAAACAGCACGTGCGCGACGAGCTCGAACGCTACAAGGTGCCCAAGCGGTTCATCGTGCTCGACGAAATCCCGCGCAATGCCAGCGGCAAGATCCTGCGGGCGGAACTGCACGCCGCGACCGGGTCCTGA
- a CDS encoding SDR family NAD(P)-dependent oxidoreductase, with protein MSAVLPTGPSRIVETRFARAMAWVVGPRGLRSRAALRREVEGKVVVITGASFGVGEATAKWFAAAGARVVVAARSMDRLLEVAEEINSAGGEAHPYRLDLTDEQSIAEFAASVRYDLGEADVLIHNAGKSLRRSIHLSYDRPKDIAATSGANYLGPMRLTLALLPGMRARGSGHIVNVSTVGVLFPNAPKWGFYLSSKLAFDWWMRAVGAEARADGVTLTTFYAGLLHTRMSAPSRWMRVLPGQTPQDAAKVLAKAVVRKPRTMAPFYGFPSAVLSTVFRLPLEVLMERIFRNLGDTEASLSRLEPVVADVHGDNRIQAAPNVR; from the coding sequence ATGTCCGCAGTTCTGCCCACCGGTCCCTCGCGGATCGTCGAGACGCGATTCGCGCGAGCGATGGCGTGGGTCGTCGGCCCGCGTGGGTTGCGCAGCCGAGCCGCTCTGCGCCGCGAGGTCGAGGGCAAGGTTGTCGTGATCACCGGGGCGTCGTTCGGTGTCGGCGAGGCTACCGCGAAGTGGTTCGCCGCCGCCGGTGCCCGGGTGGTCGTCGCCGCCCGCTCGATGGATCGGCTGCTCGAGGTCGCCGAGGAGATCAACAGCGCCGGCGGCGAGGCACATCCGTATCGCCTCGACCTCACCGACGAACAGTCGATCGCCGAGTTCGCCGCGTCCGTGCGCTACGACCTGGGGGAGGCCGACGTACTGATCCACAACGCGGGCAAGTCGCTGCGCCGTTCGATCCATTTGTCCTACGACCGCCCCAAGGACATCGCCGCCACCAGCGGCGCCAACTATCTCGGGCCGATGCGGCTCACCCTGGCATTGCTGCCCGGTATGCGCGCCCGGGGCAGCGGTCACATCGTGAACGTGTCCACCGTCGGAGTCCTGTTCCCCAATGCGCCCAAGTGGGGTTTCTATCTGTCCTCGAAGCTGGCGTTCGACTGGTGGATGCGCGCGGTCGGCGCCGAGGCCCGCGCCGACGGCGTCACCCTGACCACCTTCTACGCCGGTCTGCTGCACACCCGGATGAGCGCGCCCAGCCGCTGGATGCGGGTGCTGCCCGGTCAGACTCCGCAGGACGCGGCGAAGGTGCTGGCCAAGGCGGTGGTGCGCAAGCCGCGCACGATGGCCCCGTTCTACGGGTTCCCCTCGGCCGTGCTGTCCACCGTGTTCCGGTTGCCGCTCGAAGTATTGATGGAACGGATCTTCCGCAACCTCGGCGACACCGAGGCATCGTTGTCGCGGCTCGAGCCGGTTGTCGCAGATGTCCACGGTGACAACCGAATCCAGGCGGCCCCGAATGTCCGCTGA
- a CDS encoding TetR/AcrR family transcriptional regulator: protein MVGNRRGEASRAALLAAGKAAFSSDRYEEVSIVDLARTLGVAAGSISYHFGGKRGFYLAVLEQAAEEFWGDLLAMRGPALDRLTRGIDRLLDEAEYQPRAFEALFADVADAEVREIRDRHRVQLTEALVVEVAESGPSPVLRAAVSGFVSYIEGLVLHWARTRDISRDQVKDLVVGNMFGTILAALRTDPSIELTQRAIDAALSDPQALAFLGSLSTVSKTTE from the coding sequence GTGGTCGGCAACCGGCGCGGTGAGGCTTCGCGCGCGGCGCTGCTCGCGGCGGGTAAGGCCGCGTTCAGCAGCGATCGCTACGAGGAGGTCTCCATCGTCGATCTGGCGCGCACGCTGGGCGTGGCCGCGGGGTCGATCAGCTACCACTTCGGTGGGAAGCGGGGCTTCTACCTCGCGGTTCTCGAACAGGCGGCCGAGGAGTTCTGGGGTGATCTGCTGGCGATGCGCGGGCCCGCGCTGGACCGGTTGACTCGCGGAATCGACAGGCTGCTGGACGAGGCCGAGTATCAGCCGCGCGCGTTCGAGGCACTATTCGCCGACGTCGCCGACGCCGAAGTGCGCGAGATCCGCGACCGCCATCGGGTCCAGTTGACCGAGGCCCTGGTCGTCGAGGTCGCCGAATCGGGGCCGTCGCCGGTGTTGCGGGCCGCCGTCAGCGGATTCGTGTCCTATATCGAGGGGCTGGTCCTGCACTGGGCCCGTACCCGCGATATCAGCCGCGACCAGGTCAAGGATCTGGTGGTGGGCAACATGTTCGGCACGATTCTGGCCGCGCTGCGCACCGATCCGAGTATCGAGCTGACCCAGCGGGCCATCGATGCGGCGCTGTCCGATCCGCAAGCCCTGGCTTTCCTCGGTTCCCTGTCCACCGTGTCGAAGACGACGGAGTGA